The Blastopirellula marina genome includes a region encoding these proteins:
- a CDS encoding SMP-30/gluconolactonase/LRE family protein translates to MRRSLCAAGLLALIAFTNASVAEDATKTIGEIERIDPAFDALVPEDAKIEVLADGFEWSEGPVWVESKGCLLFSDIPNNRIVKWKPGKGTDVFMQPSGYTGAHKFDGKEPGTNGLAVSPEGHLTMCCHGDRNITQIVDGERRVLVSHYEGKRFNSPNDLVYDTEGNLYFTDPPYGLPGGLNGPEAELDFCGVYRFSKDGKLTLLTKECPRPNGIALSPDQKTLYVADSQECHWKAFPLKEDGTFGDSKMFYDAGQWRGKRPGGSDGLKVDTQGNVWATGPGGVLVFNPEGKLLGRISTGERTANCAFGPDGTLYMTADMYLCRVKTNAKGLIGSK, encoded by the coding sequence ATGCGACGTTCCCTTTGCGCGGCTGGTCTGTTAGCGCTGATTGCTTTTACCAATGCATCCGTTGCGGAAGACGCCACGAAGACGATTGGTGAGATCGAGCGAATTGACCCTGCGTTTGATGCACTCGTCCCAGAAGACGCAAAGATCGAAGTCCTCGCGGATGGTTTCGAGTGGTCCGAAGGACCGGTTTGGGTGGAGTCAAAGGGGTGCCTCCTATTTAGCGACATCCCCAACAATCGCATCGTGAAGTGGAAGCCAGGTAAAGGGACAGATGTTTTCATGCAGCCTTCTGGTTACACAGGGGCCCACAAGTTCGATGGCAAGGAACCTGGTACGAACGGGTTAGCGGTATCGCCTGAGGGGCATCTAACAATGTGCTGCCACGGTGATCGCAACATTACGCAGATCGTCGATGGAGAACGACGTGTTCTGGTCTCGCATTACGAAGGCAAACGATTTAACAGCCCAAATGACTTGGTTTACGATACCGAAGGTAATCTGTACTTCACCGATCCACCCTATGGCTTGCCAGGCGGATTGAATGGCCCTGAAGCGGAACTCGATTTCTGTGGCGTCTACCGTTTCTCGAAGGACGGCAAGCTCACGCTATTAACTAAGGAATGCCCACGTCCCAATGGCATCGCCCTTTCGCCTGATCAGAAGACACTCTACGTCGCTGACTCGCAGGAATGTCACTGGAAAGCTTTTCCTTTGAAGGAAGACGGTACCTTTGGCGACAGCAAGATGTTTTACGACGCAGGTCAGTGGCGGGGCAAACGTCCTGGTGGCAGCGACGGCTTGAAGGTCGACACCCAAGGTAACGTTTGGGCGACCGGGCCAGGCGGTGTGCTGGTGTTTAATCCAGAAGGCAAACTGCTTGGTCGCATCAGTACCGGGGAACGCACCGCAAACTGCGCGTTCGGACCGGACGGTACGCTCTACATGACAGCCGACATGTACCTGTGCCGAGTGAAGACCAACGCCAAAGGATTGATCGGCTCCAAGTAG
- a CDS encoding RAD55 family ATPase — protein MPAKRQTTGIPKLDEHLGGGLIPGTLTLVIGATGIGKTQLGVQFNQTGQDAEGRKGIFFDMSTRGDSQSHIEYAERMFSWTPVVADASKQPDLENFFDSDLIHGEMLHVFDYQGKRVSRREMDWDELGHWQKQINEKLATTIGFLYGNFTRGCRRVVIDGMEPVDVPAESIQIELFEYVYHQVLRKDPLWVARDLFRQSFRKNSEAAEQHNYASEEIGCMMLQTSKEAMLEHLISRNLDEGDLISGANTVIYMGKILDGTKIRRAMYISKHRGSAATDEIIPYHIDDAGIQIDD, from the coding sequence ATGCCTGCCAAACGCCAAACTACCGGTATCCCGAAACTTGACGAACACCTGGGTGGCGGTCTCATCCCTGGGACGCTCACCTTGGTTATCGGGGCGACCGGAATCGGTAAGACTCAACTCGGCGTACAATTCAATCAAACTGGGCAAGATGCCGAAGGACGCAAAGGCATCTTTTTCGACATGAGTACTCGTGGTGATTCCCAAAGTCACATCGAGTACGCCGAACGAATGTTCAGTTGGACGCCGGTCGTTGCCGATGCCAGCAAGCAGCCCGACTTAGAAAACTTCTTCGACTCTGATCTCATTCATGGCGAGATGCTGCATGTGTTCGACTACCAGGGCAAGCGGGTCTCGCGTCGCGAAATGGACTGGGACGAACTGGGGCACTGGCAAAAACAGATCAACGAGAAACTTGCCACAACAATTGGCTTCTTGTATGGCAACTTCACTCGTGGTTGTCGCCGCGTGGTGATCGATGGTATGGAACCCGTTGATGTACCAGCAGAATCGATCCAAATCGAACTATTCGAATACGTCTATCATCAAGTCCTACGTAAAGATCCCCTATGGGTCGCCCGCGATTTGTTTCGCCAGTCGTTCCGTAAGAACAGTGAAGCCGCCGAGCAACATAACTACGCGAGCGAAGAGATCGGCTGCATGATGCTGCAAACCTCGAAAGAGGCCATGCTCGAGCATCTTATTTCGCGGAATTTAGACGAAGGAGATCTCATCTCCGGGGCGAACACCGTGATCTACATGGGCAAGATCCTCGATGGCACCAAGATCCGTCGAGCCATGTACATCAGCAAACACCGAGGCAGCGCCGCGACGGACGAGATTATCCCTTACCATATCGATGACGCTGGCATTCAAATCGACGACTAA
- a CDS encoding tetratricopeptide repeat protein has protein sequence MSETSALYNEGEKLRDDGKYAEAVEKFQAVLAQKPDHVLSHMALAATYGNLGQFAEACQHAETACQLEPNESFNFVALSVTYQKAFEATRDPMYIEKAEQAKHHAAMTQGGM, from the coding sequence ATGTCTGAAACGTCTGCCCTATATAACGAAGGCGAAAAGCTGCGAGACGACGGGAAATACGCCGAGGCGGTCGAGAAATTCCAGGCCGTTCTAGCTCAAAAGCCTGATCACGTGCTTTCCCACATGGCGTTAGCGGCAACCTATGGAAACCTGGGCCAGTTTGCCGAAGCCTGCCAACACGCGGAAACGGCCTGCCAGCTCGAGCCGAACGAATCGTTCAATTTCGTGGCCTTGAGTGTGACCTACCAAAAGGCATTTGAAGCGACCCGCGATCCGATGTACATCGAGAAGGCCGAGCAAGCCAAGCATCACGCGGCCATGACCCAAGGCGGCATGTAA
- the lpxA gene encoding acyl-ACP--UDP-N-acetylglucosamine O-acyltransferase has protein sequence MTQIHPSAIVHPTAEIGQDVTIGPFCVVEENVTIGDLCELNSFVTIKKGTILGAENKVHEHAVIGGPPQHLRAGMELGEVILGTGNVIREFVTIHRGLAPGKNTVIGNNNLLMVQSHVGHDTIIGNNTIITNNVMLGGHVVIEDRAYVSGAVAVHQFCRVGRNAMVGGQAHVVQDVAPYVTIDGCSSLVVGLNLIGLKRNGFTPEQVGELKRAYRIIFRSNLTNREALERVRREFPQSPALHFADFLAESERGFIQARTRGRGVDVSRPQLRVLSEGKDAPADANRRAG, from the coding sequence GTGACTCAGATCCACCCTTCCGCAATCGTTCACCCTACCGCGGAAATTGGCCAGGACGTCACAATCGGACCGTTCTGTGTGGTCGAAGAGAATGTCACAATTGGGGATCTGTGCGAACTGAATTCGTTCGTCACGATAAAAAAAGGGACAATTCTCGGCGCTGAAAACAAAGTGCACGAACATGCCGTCATCGGCGGTCCTCCACAACATCTGCGTGCGGGGATGGAACTGGGTGAAGTTATTCTTGGTACGGGTAACGTGATCCGAGAGTTCGTGACGATTCACCGTGGACTAGCCCCTGGCAAGAACACCGTCATCGGCAACAACAATTTGCTGATGGTACAATCACATGTCGGTCACGACACGATCATCGGCAACAACACCATTATCACGAACAACGTCATGCTCGGCGGACACGTGGTAATTGAAGATCGTGCGTACGTCAGTGGGGCGGTCGCGGTCCACCAGTTTTGCCGCGTCGGGCGAAATGCGATGGTGGGAGGCCAGGCTCACGTTGTTCAGGACGTCGCCCCTTACGTAACCATCGACGGTTGCAGCAGCTTGGTTGTTGGTTTGAACCTAATTGGCTTGAAACGAAACGGCTTCACTCCCGAACAAGTTGGTGAGTTGAAACGAGCCTACCGTATCATCTTTCGGTCGAATCTCACCAATCGAGAAGCTTTGGAACGCGTCCGTCGCGAATTCCCGCAAAGCCCTGCCCTGCACTTCGCCGACTTCCTGGCGGAGAGCGAACGCGGCTTTATCCAGGCACGTACCCGCGGACGTGGTGTCGACGTCAGCCGGCCGCAACTGCGAGTGCTTTCCGAAGGCAAAGACGCTCCCGCCGATGCCAACCGCCGAGCAGGCTAA
- a CDS encoding carboxypeptidase-like regulatory domain-containing protein, translating to MHAPSITFVLMSLATILITAAGCNGSGGATEPVTGTVTFEDGSPVAGGTIVFADVAENSSSIGYIQQDGTYTLGTFGETDGAPTGKYKVTVIGDSEYGQRSAIHARFGQQTSTPLEAEVKEGPNTLDFEVQRGR from the coding sequence ATGCATGCACCCAGTATTACATTCGTCCTGATGTCCCTTGCTACGATCTTAATAACCGCCGCCGGTTGTAATGGTTCAGGAGGAGCAACCGAGCCAGTAACCGGCACGGTGACCTTCGAGGATGGCTCACCGGTCGCCGGAGGTACCATCGTTTTCGCGGACGTTGCCGAAAACTCAAGTTCTATCGGCTATATTCAACAGGATGGGACCTACACACTGGGGACGTTTGGCGAAACAGACGGCGCCCCGACAGGAAAGTACAAAGTGACCGTCATTGGAGATAGCGAGTATGGCCAGAGATCAGCGATTCATGCTCGCTTTGGTCAGCAGACGAGCACGCCGCTAGAAGCGGAAGTGAAGGAAGGGCCGAACACGCTCGACTTCGAGGTCCAGCGCGGACGATAG
- a CDS encoding DUF1559 domain-containing protein, giving the protein MNKRNSRRPGFTLVELLVVIAIIGVLIALLLPAVQQAREAARRMQCSNNLKQLGLAFHNFHDTFGNLPPAALANEYASFYPLIMPYLEMGNTVEQIDLKRRMTDGTNYTFINSEAAAVPMVLCPSRRSGTQISVLGAATDYAITGNRESTNECDRLDADNATPALHYSALILARNANIDSSGLLTNWKSQTNFASITDGLSNTSILAEKYVPTNSINQHANVGDGTLYYWHINDWKTWMIIRNSKFPLMRGPNITQGEYRKSLGSFHPGICQFLMGDGSVRNVPNNVNPEFTLLMADRRDGRVNNYDQ; this is encoded by the coding sequence ATGAACAAACGAAATTCTCGTCGCCCCGGCTTCACGCTTGTCGAACTTCTGGTCGTGATTGCAATTATCGGTGTTTTGATCGCGCTCTTACTGCCTGCCGTCCAGCAAGCCCGCGAGGCTGCTCGAAGGATGCAGTGCAGCAACAATCTTAAGCAGCTTGGTCTGGCATTTCACAACTTCCACGACACCTTTGGCAACTTGCCTCCAGCGGCTCTGGCGAACGAATACGCCAGTTTCTACCCGTTGATCATGCCCTACTTGGAAATGGGTAATACGGTCGAACAAATCGATCTGAAGCGGCGGATGACCGACGGCACAAACTACACGTTCATCAACTCGGAAGCGGCAGCCGTTCCGATGGTCCTTTGCCCGAGTCGTCGAAGTGGAACGCAGATTTCTGTGCTCGGTGCAGCAACTGATTATGCGATCACTGGCAACCGCGAGAGTACGAATGAGTGTGATCGACTGGATGCCGACAATGCGACCCCCGCTTTGCATTACAGTGCCCTTATTCTGGCACGAAATGCGAACATCGATAGCTCAGGCCTACTGACCAATTGGAAATCACAAACCAACTTCGCGAGCATCACCGACGGGCTGTCGAATACTTCGATCCTGGCAGAAAAGTACGTTCCTACAAACTCGATCAATCAACACGCGAACGTAGGCGACGGTACCCTCTACTACTGGCACATCAACGATTGGAAGACCTGGATGATCATTCGAAACTCGAAGTTTCCGCTGATGCGTGGTCCCAATATCACCCAAGGTGAATACAGGAAGAGCCTCGGCAGTTTCCACCCAGGTATCTGCCAGTTCCTGATGGGGGATGGTAGCGTGCGAAACGTTCCTAATAACGTCAATCCAGAGTTCACGCTCTTAATGGCTGACCGCCGTGATGGTCGCGTCAACAATTACGATCAGTAA
- a CDS encoding BLUF domain-containing protein, which yields MFALAYASYSTIDTPNLDLEGIATHAAAKNASLGISGYLCYDHGVFFQYMEGEQKAVLDLMDVIEKDVRHDVINKVMLGEQEHRVFPDWNMRHLNRSDLRRVDLENVLEHSLFHMDPKLYGHENIVALIRALVANIAARQAQLKVV from the coding sequence GTGTTTGCGCTCGCGTATGCAAGTTACAGTACCATCGATACCCCGAACCTCGATCTAGAGGGTATCGCAACGCACGCAGCTGCCAAGAATGCCTCTTTAGGTATCAGCGGCTATCTGTGCTATGACCATGGTGTCTTTTTCCAATACATGGAAGGAGAGCAAAAGGCCGTTCTCGACTTGATGGACGTCATCGAAAAGGATGTCCGCCACGATGTTATCAATAAAGTAATGCTCGGAGAGCAAGAACATCGTGTATTCCCCGATTGGAACATGCGACACCTGAACCGAAGCGATCTGCGCCGTGTCGACCTAGAGAACGTATTGGAACACTCACTGTTTCATATGGACCCCAAGCTATACGGTCATGAGAATATTGTTGCTCTGATCCGAGCTTTGGTCGCCAACATCGCGGCCCGCCAGGCACAATTGAAAGTGGTTTGA
- a CDS encoding c-type cytochrome produces MTRHLTWCLLGLLSIASSLPSVGFTKEPGATDPSHFKVADGFQVELMYSVPKDQQGSWVSMCVGPDNNLIVCDQYGKLYSVVVPAPGEKGEVVVTPIDVQIGGAQGLIWAFDSLYVVVNSRDFPSGLHRVTDSNGDGKLDKVTELRKLNGGGEHGPHAIMVHPDGENLVIVCGNQTDLTKLDSSRVPQVWDEDLVLPRIYGRGFMREKMAPGGYICKIDPEGKHWEMLASGFRNEYDAAFNREGELFTYDADMEWDLNTPWYRPTRICHVVSGAEFGWRNGSGKWPEYYEDSSPALVDIGPGSPTGVTFGYGADFPQKYQDALYACDWSYGKLYAIHLEPSGATYKGTPEEFITGTPLPLTDIVVNPNDKALYFAVGGRKTQSGLYRVTYVGDKGKSEATSSGLTDAMKLRRKLEKLHVSKDADGLDLALENLGSDDRFLRQAARIGLEHHDPAQWQDKALELDDTYSVIETVIALARVGDDSLRGKLLDKLDALDYDAATKQQKLGILRAYELVLIRMGDDAEVRDRYLAKLEPFLPAESTEENRMLAELMVRLESPTAAPKLVALLEAAPAQEEQIELAKSLRLLKAGWTPELQERYFKWFHKAATYRGGASFDLFVQDIKKEAVENLSDKRKQQLASILEFKPQSNTPTFSSKPRTLVKKWTVDDLAGIVEPGSLKERNYDKGQQLFAEASCFACHRFSGQGGAIGPDLTALSGRFSPRDILESVILPSKQVSDQYQAIKALTDDGKVVVGRIVNLNGDNIAINTNMLDPNAITNVNRNHLEEILPSDQSMMPEGLLDNFTEDEVKDLMAYLLSRGDRENEMFAK; encoded by the coding sequence ATGACAAGACATTTAACTTGGTGCCTGCTAGGCCTGTTGTCGATCGCCAGCAGCCTCCCGAGTGTTGGCTTTACCAAGGAACCAGGAGCGACCGATCCTTCGCATTTCAAAGTGGCCGACGGCTTCCAAGTCGAACTGATGTACTCGGTTCCCAAGGATCAACAGGGATCGTGGGTTAGCATGTGCGTCGGTCCTGATAATAACCTGATTGTTTGCGACCAGTACGGCAAGCTGTACTCGGTTGTTGTTCCCGCACCAGGGGAAAAGGGGGAAGTGGTTGTCACACCGATCGACGTTCAGATTGGTGGCGCTCAAGGTTTGATTTGGGCTTTCGACAGCCTTTATGTGGTGGTGAATAGTCGTGATTTTCCGAGCGGCTTACATCGCGTTACCGATAGCAACGGAGACGGCAAGCTCGACAAAGTCACGGAACTTCGAAAGCTGAATGGTGGTGGTGAGCATGGCCCACACGCGATCATGGTTCATCCCGATGGTGAGAATCTGGTCATTGTCTGCGGTAATCAAACCGACTTGACCAAGCTCGATTCGTCACGTGTACCGCAAGTTTGGGATGAAGATCTTGTCCTACCACGAATTTACGGTCGCGGCTTCATGCGTGAAAAAATGGCTCCGGGCGGTTACATCTGCAAGATTGATCCGGAAGGGAAGCATTGGGAAATGTTGGCAAGCGGCTTCCGCAATGAATACGACGCCGCGTTCAACCGTGAAGGGGAACTGTTCACGTACGATGCTGACATGGAATGGGACTTGAATACGCCGTGGTATCGCCCGACCCGCATTTGTCATGTTGTCAGCGGTGCTGAGTTTGGATGGCGAAACGGTTCTGGTAAGTGGCCAGAATACTACGAAGACAGTTCCCCTGCTTTGGTTGATATCGGCCCGGGTTCGCCAACTGGCGTCACATTTGGCTACGGTGCTGATTTTCCACAGAAGTATCAAGACGCTCTCTATGCTTGTGATTGGAGCTACGGCAAGCTATACGCGATTCATCTAGAACCCAGTGGAGCAACCTATAAGGGAACGCCGGAAGAATTCATCACCGGGACACCACTTCCTCTGACGGACATTGTCGTCAATCCGAATGATAAAGCACTGTACTTTGCCGTCGGTGGTCGTAAGACCCAATCGGGGCTTTATCGAGTTACGTATGTTGGCGACAAGGGAAAGAGCGAAGCAACCTCAAGCGGCCTGACCGATGCCATGAAGTTGCGACGTAAATTGGAGAAGTTGCACGTTTCTAAGGATGCGGATGGGCTTGATCTCGCACTTGAGAATCTTGGCAGTGACGATCGTTTCCTCCGTCAGGCGGCTCGGATTGGATTGGAACATCATGATCCGGCGCAGTGGCAGGACAAAGCTCTCGAACTGGACGATACCTACTCGGTAATTGAAACTGTAATTGCCTTGGCTCGGGTTGGCGACGATTCGTTACGAGGCAAGCTGCTCGACAAGCTCGATGCACTCGACTACGACGCAGCCACAAAACAACAAAAGCTGGGCATTCTGCGGGCCTACGAACTTGTTCTGATCCGAATGGGTGACGACGCTGAAGTCCGCGATCGCTATCTCGCCAAACTGGAACCATTCCTGCCGGCAGAGTCGACCGAAGAAAATCGCATGTTGGCGGAACTGATGGTTCGACTGGAGTCGCCAACCGCCGCTCCGAAGTTGGTTGCTTTACTCGAAGCCGCTCCAGCCCAGGAAGAGCAAATCGAATTGGCCAAGAGCCTCCGATTGTTGAAAGCGGGTTGGACACCCGAGTTACAGGAACGGTACTTCAAATGGTTCCATAAAGCCGCTACTTACCGCGGCGGTGCCAGCTTCGATTTATTCGTTCAGGACATCAAAAAGGAAGCAGTCGAAAACCTGTCGGATAAGCGAAAGCAGCAGCTCGCATCCATTCTCGAATTCAAGCCGCAATCGAATACGCCGACCTTTAGTAGCAAGCCGCGAACTTTGGTCAAGAAGTGGACCGTCGACGATTTGGCAGGAATTGTCGAACCGGGCAGCTTGAAAGAACGCAATTATGACAAAGGACAACAACTATTCGCGGAAGCAAGTTGCTTCGCCTGCCATCGCTTCTCAGGCCAAGGTGGTGCGATTGGACCAGATCTGACGGCCCTGTCGGGACGCTTTAGTCCCCGGGATATTTTGGAATCGGTGATCCTGCCGAGCAAGCAGGTCAGCGATCAGTACCAGGCGATCAAAGCATTGACCGACGATGGAAAAGTGGTCGTCGGGCGGATTGTCAACTTGAACGGTGACAACATCGCGATCAACACGAATATGCTCGATCCAAATGCGATCACGAACGTCAACCGAAATCATCTCGAAGAGATCTTACCTTCAGATCAATCGATGATGCCGGAAGGCTTACTCGATAACTTCACTGAGGACGAGGTGAAAGACCTAATGGCCTACCTGCTTTCCCGAGGTGATCGCGAAAACGAGATGTTCGCCAAATAA
- a CDS encoding PQQ-binding-like beta-propeller repeat protein, which translates to MIVRTSLLAFSLLCVGFAVPTHAAESSKDWPQWRGPNRDGKSSETGLLASWEEKKPKLLWMGEGLGQGYASVSIVGDKLYTTGNFDDGQAVVCFDLSQQQVAWKQNLTSSVPEHGYTGSRCTPTIDGEDLYAEMSDGTIGRLDRESGKVYWKKNLTEEYGASKPHWGFAESPLVDGERLICGAGSKEALLVCLNKKTGEEIWVTPLGESDLGEKGKDEAGYSSTLVCNAAGKKQYVKLIGRGVVGVDAENGKLLWSYNHVANNTANIPDPIIDGDYVFTSTGYGTGAALLHLTNDGGDINAEEVYFLNANIFQNHHGGMIKVGDYIYAGTKHNKGFPTCVEMKSGEIQWGGDIRPEGKGSAAVTYADGNLIFRYQDGTLALIEANPKEYVLKGTFKPEYQERESWSHPVVLDGKLYLREQDKLMCYDLTP; encoded by the coding sequence ATGATCGTACGTACAAGCCTTCTGGCATTTTCCTTGTTATGTGTTGGTTTTGCGGTGCCCACGCATGCTGCTGAATCAAGCAAAGACTGGCCGCAGTGGCGTGGCCCTAATCGCGATGGAAAGTCCTCCGAAACAGGACTCCTGGCCAGTTGGGAAGAGAAGAAGCCGAAGCTCTTGTGGATGGGAGAAGGTCTCGGGCAGGGGTACGCAAGTGTCTCGATTGTAGGAGACAAATTGTACACAACCGGCAATTTTGATGATGGACAAGCAGTGGTCTGCTTTGATCTCAGCCAGCAGCAGGTCGCTTGGAAACAAAACTTGACCTCTAGTGTGCCAGAGCATGGGTACACCGGATCTCGCTGTACGCCGACGATTGACGGTGAAGACCTGTACGCTGAAATGTCGGATGGCACAATCGGTCGATTGGATCGTGAGTCGGGTAAGGTTTATTGGAAGAAGAACCTAACCGAAGAGTATGGTGCTTCGAAGCCTCATTGGGGATTCGCTGAGTCGCCACTCGTTGACGGAGAACGCTTGATTTGCGGTGCAGGCTCCAAAGAGGCATTGTTGGTTTGTCTCAATAAAAAGACTGGCGAAGAAATCTGGGTAACTCCTTTAGGCGAGTCGGACCTAGGTGAAAAAGGGAAAGACGAAGCTGGTTATTCTTCGACTCTAGTTTGCAACGCCGCCGGGAAGAAGCAATACGTCAAGTTAATCGGTCGGGGTGTTGTCGGAGTCGATGCAGAAAACGGCAAGTTGCTTTGGTCTTATAACCACGTCGCCAACAACACCGCCAATATTCCTGATCCGATCATCGATGGTGATTACGTTTTCACATCGACAGGCTACGGAACAGGAGCAGCCTTGTTGCACCTGACTAACGACGGTGGAGACATCAACGCCGAAGAAGTCTACTTCCTTAACGCCAACATCTTCCAAAACCATCATGGTGGAATGATCAAGGTCGGCGACTATATCTACGCGGGGACAAAACACAACAAAGGCTTCCCGACATGTGTCGAAATGAAATCTGGAGAAATCCAATGGGGTGGTGATATTCGCCCTGAGGGGAAAGGTTCGGCTGCGGTTACTTATGCGGATGGAAACTTGATCTTCCGTTACCAAGACGGGACATTGGCCCTTATTGAAGCGAATCCAAAAGAGTACGTCTTGAAGGGGACTTTCAAACCCGAATATCAGGAGCGAGAAAGCTGGTCGCATCCTGTCGTCCTTGATGGAAAGCTCTATCTGCGCGAGCAAGATAAGCTGATGTGTTACGACCTGACGCCGTAA
- a CDS encoding DUF4339 domain-containing protein: MPLSSSSSTQSELRWYYAVDDAHVGPVSATKFWQLADDGVIKADTLVWCTGYTDWVPAQTVDGLFRGKKNRGSDPGFVSSAPQHVGPTPMKPPPPEEPADVDTTLLLQIAKSGIMLGLVCIIFTRGCDRIDKARIEGIIGERAISEQEFNEREKSQLLPLQQRLDELQAIDYVSAEEKKQLQEAIETLRTEKLVLANERKKLEAETWGPLRAKEARVGAEYQSMQMFRRIAGLIGTTLTLIGLGIALFYTPSDQQLGIWIVLGVVIAAAYLS, translated from the coding sequence ATGCCGCTGTCCTCTTCTAGTTCGACCCAATCCGAACTGCGCTGGTATTACGCAGTTGATGATGCCCATGTTGGTCCTGTTTCGGCGACTAAGTTCTGGCAACTTGCCGACGATGGCGTGATTAAAGCTGACACGCTTGTCTGGTGTACAGGATACACCGATTGGGTCCCAGCTCAGACCGTCGATGGTCTTTTTCGGGGTAAGAAGAATCGAGGAAGTGATCCAGGATTCGTGTCGAGTGCGCCTCAACATGTCGGCCCAACTCCGATGAAGCCCCCTCCACCGGAAGAGCCTGCCGACGTCGATACAACTTTGCTGCTACAAATCGCCAAGTCAGGCATCATGCTCGGTCTGGTGTGCATTATCTTTACCCGCGGCTGCGATCGCATCGATAAGGCACGCATCGAGGGAATCATCGGCGAACGAGCAATATCCGAGCAAGAGTTCAACGAACGTGAGAAGTCCCAACTCCTTCCATTGCAACAACGCTTGGACGAACTTCAGGCGATCGATTATGTCTCGGCTGAAGAAAAGAAGCAGCTCCAGGAAGCGATAGAAACCTTACGCACCGAGAAGTTGGTGTTAGCCAACGAACGCAAAAAACTCGAGGCGGAAACTTGGGGGCCATTGCGTGCAAAGGAAGCTCGCGTTGGCGCAGAATACCAATCGATGCAAATGTTCCGCAGGATCGCGGGACTCATCGGCACGACACTAACTCTAATCGGCCTTGGCATTGCGCTGTTTTACACTCCTTCCGATCAGCAACTCGGAATCTGGATCGTTTTAGGCGTCGTGATCGCCGCTGCCTATTTGAGTTAG